In a single window of the Micromonospora sp. WMMD1155 genome:
- a CDS encoding ABC transporter permease → MRVAEAWRVALDALRANRLRSALTMLGVIIGVASVVLLVAIGTGTKQTVEQQVEGLGSNLLLVVPGRIEVGNAPVVSPLTLRDVDAVTRVVGDPDRVAVTVASGATARAGNRSDFTTVQGVLESTPAVFTRSLARGRYLTGTDVDTSRRVAVLGDSVARALFPDRDPLGQQVTLAGVRFRVIGVFAPLGQSLGVDRDDEVHVPVTAAQRLWGTQRVDGIAVKAPDRERIDELGERIVAELNRRHPDTEFSAVTQQQILGVLGDILGVLTGVLAAIAGISLLVGGVGVSNIMLVSVRERTREIGLRKAVGARPRDIGVQFLLEAVLLTTIGGVTGMAVGVGTALLVDALSPIPAAITWWSLALAFGVSAVVGIVFGVVPAQRAGRLDPVVALRAE, encoded by the coding sequence GTGAGGGTCGCCGAGGCATGGCGGGTCGCACTGGACGCCCTCCGGGCCAACCGGCTGCGCAGCGCCCTGACCATGCTCGGGGTGATCATCGGGGTGGCCTCGGTGGTCCTGCTGGTGGCCATCGGCACCGGCACCAAACAAACCGTCGAACAGCAGGTCGAGGGCCTCGGCTCCAACCTGCTGCTGGTCGTCCCCGGCCGCATCGAGGTCGGCAACGCGCCGGTGGTGTCGCCGTTGACCCTCAGGGACGTGGACGCCGTCACCCGGGTGGTCGGCGACCCGGACCGGGTGGCGGTCACCGTCGCCTCCGGGGCGACCGCCCGAGCCGGCAACCGCTCCGACTTCACCACCGTGCAGGGGGTGCTGGAGAGCACCCCGGCGGTGTTCACCAGGTCGTTGGCCCGTGGTCGCTATCTCACCGGCACCGACGTGGACACCAGCCGTCGCGTCGCGGTGCTCGGCGACTCGGTGGCCCGCGCGCTGTTCCCCGACCGGGACCCGCTCGGCCAGCAGGTGACACTGGCCGGGGTGCGGTTCCGGGTGATCGGTGTCTTCGCGCCGCTCGGGCAGAGCCTCGGCGTCGACCGGGACGACGAGGTGCACGTACCGGTGACCGCCGCGCAGCGGCTCTGGGGCACCCAACGGGTGGACGGCATCGCGGTGAAGGCGCCCGACCGGGAGCGGATCGACGAGTTGGGCGAGCGGATCGTCGCCGAGCTGAACCGCCGCCACCCCGACACCGAGTTCAGCGCCGTCACCCAACAGCAGATCCTCGGCGTGCTCGGCGACATCCTCGGCGTCCTCACCGGCGTACTGGCCGCCATCGCCGGCATCTCGTTGCTGGTCGGCGGCGTCGGCGTCTCCAACATCATGCTGGTCAGCGTCCGGGAACGGACCCGGGAGATCGGTCTGCGCAAGGCGGTCGGCGCACGCCCCCGCGACATCGGGGTGCAGTTCCTGCTGGAGGCGGTGCTGCTCACCACGATCGGCGGGGTGACCGGGATGGCGGTGGGCGTGGGGACCGCCCTGCTGGTCGACGCCCTGTCGCCGATCCCGGCCGCGATCACCTGGTGGTCGCTGGCACTCGCCTTCGGGGTGTCGGCGGTCGTCGGCATCGTCTTCGGGGTCGTCCCCGCGCAGCGCGCCGGCCGGCTCGACCCGGTGGTGGCGTTGCGCGCCGAGTGA
- a CDS encoding lysophospholipid acyltransferase family protein, translating to MADRPGDHWDRKVANGLAFLRRRLSGDYEVDEFGFDSELTDAVFHPLLRLLYRDWFRTEVSGVEHVPVDGPALVVGNHSGTVALDALILSAALHDKHPAHRYLRLLGADLVFRMPVVSEIARKTGGTVACNPDAERLLGGGDLVGVFPEGFKGIGKLYADRYKLQRFGRGGFVSAALRTGTPIVPVAIVGGEEIYPMLADIKPLARLLKLPYFPVTPTFPWLGPLGMVPLPSKWLIEFCPPIPTAHLTDSADDPLVVFNLADQVRETIQQTVHTLLERRPDPFGP from the coding sequence GTGGCGGACCGGCCGGGTGATCACTGGGACCGTAAGGTCGCGAACGGTCTGGCGTTCCTGCGCCGACGGCTGTCCGGTGACTACGAGGTCGACGAGTTCGGCTTCGACTCGGAGCTGACCGACGCGGTCTTCCATCCGCTGCTGCGGCTGCTGTATCGGGACTGGTTCCGCACCGAGGTCAGTGGGGTGGAGCATGTGCCGGTCGACGGGCCCGCCCTGGTGGTCGGCAACCACTCGGGGACGGTGGCGCTGGACGCGTTGATCCTCTCGGCGGCGCTGCACGACAAGCACCCGGCGCACCGCTACCTGCGGCTGCTCGGCGCTGACCTGGTGTTCCGGATGCCGGTGGTCTCCGAGATCGCCCGCAAGACCGGTGGCACCGTGGCCTGCAACCCGGACGCGGAGCGGCTGCTCGGCGGGGGTGACCTGGTCGGCGTGTTCCCCGAGGGCTTCAAGGGGATCGGCAAGCTCTACGCCGACCGGTACAAGCTGCAACGGTTCGGGCGGGGTGGTTTCGTCTCGGCGGCGCTGCGCACCGGCACGCCGATCGTGCCGGTCGCCATCGTGGGCGGCGAGGAGATCTACCCGATGCTCGCCGACATCAAGCCGCTGGCGCGGCTGCTCAAGCTGCCCTACTTCCCGGTCACGCCGACCTTCCCGTGGCTCGGGCCGTTGGGCATGGTGCCGCTGCCCAGCAAGTGGCTGATCGAGTTCTGCCCGCCGATCCCCACCGCCCACCTGACCGACTCGGCGGACGACCCGCTGGTGGTGTTCAACCTCGCCGACCAGGTGCGGGAGACCATCCAGCAGACCGTGCACACACTGCTGGAGCGACGGCCCGACCCGTTCGGCCCCTGA
- a CDS encoding AURKAIP1/COX24 domain-containing protein yields the protein MGSVVKKRRKRMAKKKHRKLLRKTRVQRRRLGK from the coding sequence ATGGGCTCGGTGGTCAAGAAGCGCCGTAAGCGCATGGCTAAGAAGAAGCACCGCAAGCTGCTGCGCAAGACCCGCGTCCAGCGTCGCCGTCTCGGCAAGTGA
- a CDS encoding ABC transporter ATP-binding protein: protein MTGTPPAIEAVDVSRTYHLDGVSVEALRGVSLVVRPGDYVALVGPSGSGKSTLMHLLGGLDRPTGGRLVIGGRDVNALAPPEMATLRNETIGFVFQAFHLLPRTSAVENVALPLVYRGVPARRRRERAAAMLARVGLGHRLDHRPNQMSGGEQQRVAIARALVTEPTVLLADEPTGNLDSATGAAVLELLERLNAESGVALVMVTHDQEVAARARRRITMRDGVVVADSDDPRTTHDRPPSVHHGRPATLVPAPSAEPRSASGSGPGHPPGGSGGAAGATGCLPREVEQREAAAGQPEVEQPGGAA, encoded by the coding sequence GTGACCGGCACCCCGCCGGCGATCGAGGCGGTGGACGTGTCCCGGACGTACCACCTCGACGGGGTCTCCGTCGAGGCGCTGCGCGGGGTGTCGCTGGTGGTGCGACCGGGGGACTACGTGGCCCTGGTCGGCCCGTCCGGCTCGGGCAAGTCCACGCTCATGCACCTGCTCGGTGGGTTGGACCGCCCCACCGGTGGCCGTCTGGTGATCGGCGGGCGGGACGTCAACGCGCTGGCCCCGCCGGAGATGGCCACCCTGCGCAACGAGACGATCGGTTTCGTCTTCCAGGCGTTCCACCTGCTGCCGCGTACCTCGGCGGTGGAGAACGTCGCACTGCCGCTGGTCTACCGGGGTGTGCCGGCCCGGCGGCGGCGGGAACGGGCGGCGGCGATGCTCGCCCGGGTGGGCCTCGGCCACCGGTTGGACCACCGCCCCAACCAGATGTCCGGCGGCGAGCAGCAACGGGTCGCCATCGCCCGCGCGCTGGTCACCGAGCCGACGGTGCTGCTGGCCGACGAACCCACCGGCAATCTGGACAGCGCCACCGGTGCGGCCGTGCTGGAGTTGTTGGAGCGGTTGAACGCGGAGTCGGGTGTGGCCCTGGTGATGGTCACCCACGACCAGGAGGTCGCGGCGCGGGCCCGCCGCCGGATCACCATGCGCGACGGGGTGGTGGTGGCGGACAGCGACGACCCCCGCACCACCCATGATCGACCGCCGTCCGTCCACCACGGTCGACCTGCGACACTGGTCCCCGCTCCCAGCGCGGAGCCCCGGTCCGCGTCCGGAAGCGGCCCGGGGCACCCACCCGGTGGCTCCGGTGGCGCCGCCGGAGCCACCGGGTGCCTTCCGCGCGAGGTCGAGCAGCGCGAGGCAGCCGCGGGTCAGCCCGAGGTCGAGCAGCCCGGCGGCGCGGCGTGA
- a CDS encoding ECF subfamily RNA polymerase sigma factor, BldN family — translation MTTFGYAERPLGLTGQPARSHVNERPTARSPLDDPHGTAVRGDGAAHRIRSRPHHNEPTPRPAVPGGNAKSPGGRVGAPPRPLPAQGRRVSDTPAVATDPAAGETAVIPAVPAEPVTTPTGFPSRPDPSDPATEVWTLIERAQSGDSEAFGLIYDRYVDTVFRFVYFRVGNRQLAEDLTSDTFLRALKRIGSFTWQGRDLGAWLVTIARNLVADHFKSGRYRLEVTTGDVLDADREDRGPEGSPEAAVVEHITNVALLTAVKQLNPEQQECIVLRFLQGFSVAETARAMGKNEGAIKALQYRAVRALARLLPDGFQP, via the coding sequence GTGACCACCTTCGGTTACGCGGAACGCCCGCTCGGCCTGACCGGTCAGCCGGCGCGCTCCCACGTCAACGAGCGGCCCACGGCCCGTTCCCCGCTGGACGATCCACACGGCACCGCCGTGCGGGGCGACGGCGCGGCGCACCGGATCCGCAGCCGCCCACACCACAACGAACCCACGCCGAGACCGGCGGTGCCCGGCGGTAACGCCAAGTCGCCCGGGGGTCGGGTCGGCGCACCTCCCCGGCCGCTGCCCGCGCAGGGTCGACGGGTGAGCGACACACCGGCGGTGGCCACCGACCCGGCGGCGGGCGAGACGGCTGTCATTCCGGCGGTGCCGGCCGAACCCGTTACCACCCCGACCGGCTTCCCGAGCCGCCCGGACCCGTCCGACCCGGCCACCGAGGTCTGGACGTTGATCGAGCGGGCCCAGTCCGGCGATTCCGAGGCGTTCGGCCTGATCTACGACCGGTACGTGGACACCGTCTTCCGGTTCGTCTACTTCCGGGTCGGCAACCGCCAGCTCGCCGAGGACCTCACCTCGGACACCTTCCTGCGCGCGCTCAAGCGGATCGGCAGCTTCACCTGGCAGGGTCGTGACCTCGGCGCCTGGCTGGTGACGATCGCCCGCAACCTGGTCGCCGACCACTTCAAGTCGGGCCGCTACCGCCTGGAGGTCACCACCGGCGACGTGCTCGACGCCGACCGGGAGGACCGGGGTCCGGAGGGCAGCCCGGAGGCCGCGGTGGTGGAGCACATCACCAACGTCGCGCTCCTCACCGCCGTGAAGCAACTCAACCCGGAGCAGCAGGAGTGCATCGTGCTCCGCTTCCTCCAGGGCTTCTCGGTGGCCGAGACGGCCCGTGCCATGGGCAAGAACGAGGGTGCCATCAAGGCCCTCCAGTACCGAGCCGTTCGCGCCCTGGCCCGACTCCTCCCAGACGGCTTCCAACCGTAG
- a CDS encoding efflux RND transporter periplasmic adaptor subunit → MRRPQLPRPAGTTRPRLLVALTAVAVLTATTAASCGDDTPDLALASAARNPVSEVIDAPATVTARAAATLTAPADGTLASLRVQPGQSVQRGQVLAVVDSPSARQRLRQAKEALDAAKRAGRGVSTGDLTSSRRGTDKAADEAFDAAREAAEKIADPKVRDALLTQVTSAQRQYTAAARSADQAVRAVQRGINGLSSAVGALSAAQRLQAQQGYDLAKATVDALTLRAPIAGVVQPGGTRAGGGATGGLAGLLEQAGGAQAAGLDPSVLAPDQGGPPAGVDDAVAVGGRVTAGTPVLTVVDTGQLGLLAEVDETDVLLVKAGVTATVELDAVTGASYDATVRSVDVLPTNSAQGGVTYRVRLALGAGKLAEDEPAPTPRPGMNAVVHLRVREAADAVTVPASAVFSADGRDAVWVVRDGRAGRAAVTVGVQGADLVQILNGVQPGDRIVVRGSDQVRDGQEVR, encoded by the coding sequence GTGCGCCGCCCCCAGTTGCCGCGGCCGGCCGGCACCACGCGGCCCCGCCTGCTCGTCGCCCTGACCGCCGTCGCCGTCCTCACCGCCACCACCGCCGCCTCCTGCGGTGACGACACCCCGGACCTCGCGTTGGCGTCGGCGGCCCGCAACCCGGTCAGCGAGGTGATCGACGCGCCGGCGACGGTGACCGCCCGGGCCGCCGCCACCCTCACCGCCCCCGCCGACGGCACCCTGGCGAGCCTCCGCGTCCAGCCCGGACAGTCGGTGCAGCGTGGCCAGGTTCTCGCCGTGGTCGACTCGCCCTCCGCCCGGCAGCGGCTCCGGCAGGCGAAGGAGGCCCTGGACGCGGCGAAGCGCGCCGGGCGAGGTGTCTCCACGGGTGACCTGACCAGCAGCCGACGCGGCACGGACAAGGCCGCTGACGAGGCGTTCGACGCCGCCCGTGAGGCCGCCGAGAAGATCGCCGACCCGAAGGTGCGCGACGCGCTGCTGACCCAGGTGACGTCCGCCCAGCGGCAGTACACCGCCGCCGCACGCAGCGCCGACCAGGCCGTCCGCGCCGTCCAACGCGGCATCAACGGGCTGAGCTCCGCCGTCGGCGCGCTCTCCGCGGCGCAGCGGCTCCAGGCCCAGCAGGGGTACGACCTGGCGAAGGCGACAGTAGACGCGTTGACCCTGCGCGCTCCGATCGCCGGTGTGGTGCAACCGGGCGGCACCCGGGCCGGCGGCGGCGCGACAGGTGGTCTCGCCGGGCTGTTGGAGCAGGCCGGCGGCGCCCAGGCGGCCGGTCTCGACCCGTCCGTGCTGGCCCCCGACCAGGGCGGGCCACCGGCCGGGGTGGACGACGCGGTGGCGGTCGGCGGTCGGGTCACCGCCGGCACGCCGGTCCTGACGGTCGTCGACACCGGACAGTTGGGGCTGCTCGCCGAGGTCGACGAGACCGACGTCCTGCTGGTCAAGGCCGGCGTGACCGCCACCGTCGAGTTGGACGCCGTCACCGGAGCCAGCTACGACGCCACCGTCCGCTCGGTCGACGTGCTGCCCACCAACTCCGCCCAGGGCGGGGTCACCTACCGGGTACGCCTCGCTCTGGGCGCCGGGAAGCTGGCCGAGGACGAGCCGGCGCCCACGCCCCGCCCCGGCATGAACGCGGTAGTCCACCTGCGCGTACGCGAGGCCGCCGACGCCGTGACCGTTCCCGCCTCGGCGGTGTTCTCGGCCGACGGCCGGGACGCGGTGTGGGTGGTCCGGGACGGCCGGGCCGGCCGGGCGGCGGTGACCGTCGGCGTCCAGGGGGCCGATCTGGTGCAGATCCTCAACGGCGTCCAACCCGGCGACCGGATCGTGGTGCGCGGCTCCGACCAGGTCCGCGACGGCCAGGAGGTGCGGTGA
- a CDS encoding NAD-dependent epimerase/dehydratase family protein: protein MTPGGTSGAPGVVVVTGVGRYLGAHVAARLAADPRIERVIGVDAPDSGTEFTDLLDRVERIRLDSDSLGGLLADLDVDAVVHLALVSAPDQQHGGRSAMKDQNVIGTMHLLAACQRAPRLRKLVVRSSTAAYGVSFRDPAVFTEETEPREVPRGGFGRDILDLEGYVRGFRRRRPDVTATVLRFAPFIGSTADTTLTRYFAQPFVPTVFGRDPRLQFLHFDDALEVLHRSIVEDHPGTYNVAGPGVLSLSQAIRRAGRVAVPVLEPGLSGAAALARTMGFGRYGLDQVDLFVHGRVVDTSRLEQEYGSTPRSTAEAFEDFIRAHHGGVVVTRDQLAVAEQLVRNGIRQVRAAVRERRP, encoded by the coding sequence ATGACCCCCGGTGGCACCTCAGGTGCCCCGGGGGTCGTCGTCGTCACCGGGGTAGGCCGCTACCTGGGTGCCCACGTGGCAGCCCGACTGGCCGCCGACCCCCGGATCGAACGGGTCATCGGGGTGGACGCCCCGGATTCCGGCACCGAGTTCACCGACCTGCTGGACCGGGTCGAGCGGATCCGCCTCGACAGTGACTCGCTCGGTGGCCTCCTCGCCGATCTGGACGTCGACGCGGTGGTCCACCTCGCCCTGGTCAGTGCCCCCGACCAGCAGCACGGTGGCCGGTCGGCGATGAAGGACCAGAACGTCATCGGCACCATGCACCTGCTGGCCGCCTGCCAACGGGCCCCCCGGCTGCGCAAACTCGTGGTCCGCTCGTCGACGGCCGCGTACGGGGTCTCGTTCCGGGACCCGGCGGTCTTCACCGAGGAGACCGAGCCGCGCGAGGTGCCGCGCGGCGGGTTCGGCCGCGACATCCTCGACCTCGAGGGGTACGTCCGCGGGTTCCGCCGCCGTCGGCCCGACGTCACCGCGACGGTGCTGCGCTTCGCGCCGTTCATCGGCTCGACCGCCGACACCACGTTGACCCGCTACTTCGCGCAGCCGTTCGTGCCGACCGTCTTCGGCCGTGACCCCCGTCTGCAGTTCCTGCACTTCGACGACGCGTTGGAGGTGCTGCACCGGTCGATCGTGGAGGACCATCCCGGCACCTACAACGTCGCGGGCCCGGGGGTGCTGTCGCTGTCGCAGGCGATCCGGCGCGCCGGGCGGGTGGCCGTGCCGGTGCTCGAACCGGGTCTCTCCGGTGCCGCCGCACTGGCTCGCACCATGGGTTTCGGGCGTTACGGCCTGGACCAGGTCGACCTGTTCGTGCACGGCCGGGTGGTCGACACCAGCCGGCTGGAGCAGGAGTACGGTTCCACGCCCCGTTCCACAGCCGAGGCGTTCGAGGACTTCATCCGCGCCCACCACGGTGGGGTGGTGGTGACCCGCGACCAGTTGGCCGTCGCCGAGCAACTCGTCCGGAACGGCATCCGGCAGGTCCGCGCGGCAGTACGGGAGCGCAGGCCGTGA
- a CDS encoding DUF5667 domain-containing protein produces MPAVDDILFSRRRAERFAQLLDEANGARRHHVRSRVDGRLAPLVAVGQRLSVDPPAVEVNPEFRTGLRAMLLATAERDGLGATPAAGEPATTTTRGRLLPAVTARRARARGAILVGIAAGAIAVSGISAASENAVPGDALYGMKRSTERAQLALASSDISRGQLFLDFARTRLGEAAKLRGDRIGYSAVLDDMDADTRQGVRLLTSAAVQRADPGSLDTLNTFVSGQRRAVSGLLDGTTRAERERTQRSLLLLDSIRERSDSLRAAIACGLPAPTASDTLGPDPKTCPGSR; encoded by the coding sequence GTGCCTGCGGTGGACGACATCCTCTTCTCCCGCCGGCGCGCCGAGCGCTTCGCGCAGCTTCTCGACGAGGCCAACGGCGCTCGGCGGCACCACGTGCGATCCCGGGTGGACGGCCGACTCGCGCCACTCGTCGCGGTGGGTCAGCGGCTCAGCGTCGACCCCCCGGCTGTCGAGGTGAACCCGGAGTTCCGGACCGGCCTGCGGGCGATGCTGCTCGCTACCGCCGAACGGGACGGGCTGGGCGCGACACCGGCGGCCGGCGAACCGGCCACCACGACGACACGCGGACGGCTGCTACCGGCGGTCACCGCGCGGCGGGCCCGAGCGCGGGGCGCGATCCTCGTCGGCATCGCCGCCGGCGCCATCGCCGTCTCCGGCATCTCCGCCGCCAGTGAGAACGCGGTGCCCGGCGACGCGCTGTACGGCATGAAGCGCTCGACCGAACGCGCCCAGCTCGCGCTGGCCAGCTCGGACATCAGCCGCGGCCAACTCTTCCTGGACTTCGCCCGGACCAGACTCGGCGAAGCCGCCAAACTGCGCGGCGACCGGATCGGCTACAGCGCCGTCCTCGACGACATGGACGCCGACACCCGGCAGGGTGTCCGCCTGCTCACCTCCGCTGCGGTGCAACGTGCCGACCCGGGCAGCCTGGACACCCTCAACACCTTCGTCTCCGGCCAACGTCGGGCGGTGAGCGGCCTGCTCGACGGGACCACCCGCGCCGAACGGGAACGCACCCAGCGGTCGCTGCTCCTGCTGGACAGCATCCGGGAACGTTCGGATTCGCTGCGCGCGGCAATCGCCTGTGGCCTTCCCGCCCCGACCGCCAGCGACACCCTCGGGCCCGACCCGAAGACCTGCCCCGGGTCCCGCTGA
- a CDS encoding helix-turn-helix domain-containing protein — MAGSQSDGRLSEVKFLTVAEVATVMRVSKMTVYRLVHSGELTAVRVGRSFRVPEHAVHEYLRGAFQETA, encoded by the coding sequence ATGGCCGGGTCGCAGTCCGACGGACGGCTGTCGGAGGTCAAGTTCCTGACCGTCGCTGAGGTGGCGACGGTCATGCGGGTGTCGAAGATGACGGTCTATCGCCTGGTGCACAGCGGTGAGCTCACCGCCGTCCGGGTCGGCCGCTCATTCCGGGTGCCCGAGCATGCGGTGCACGAATATCTCCGGGGTGCTTTTCAGGAAACCGCCTGA
- a CDS encoding HAD-IB family hydrolase: MARSRKVTVSTDAEGHTAGWAETDLAPATAPDSTAAAFFDVDNTMMQGASIYWFARGLASRNYLTTGDLARFAWQQLRFRLLAREHAGDMSLAKEAALAFVQGWRVHEVEHLAEEIFDEMMAPRIWAGTHRLAQRHLDSGQRVWLVSAAPVEIGRVIAARLGLTGAIGTVAEVVDGAYTGRLVGDLMHGPAKAEAVTQLAAVEGLDLTRCAAYSDSANDLPLLSAVGRAVAVNPDGSLLRQARRHGWEVRDFRTGRRAVKIAVPSTAAAGLVVGAVTAGLALQRRRRGG, translated from the coding sequence GTGGCGCGCAGCCGTAAGGTGACGGTCAGCACCGACGCCGAGGGGCACACTGCGGGCTGGGCGGAGACCGACCTGGCCCCGGCCACCGCGCCGGACTCGACGGCCGCGGCGTTCTTCGACGTGGACAACACGATGATGCAGGGCGCGTCCATCTACTGGTTCGCCCGTGGGCTCGCCTCCCGCAACTACCTCACCACCGGTGACCTGGCCCGATTCGCCTGGCAGCAGCTCCGGTTCCGGCTGCTGGCCCGGGAGCACGCAGGTGACATGTCACTGGCGAAGGAGGCCGCGCTGGCCTTCGTCCAGGGTTGGCGGGTCCACGAGGTGGAGCACCTCGCGGAGGAGATCTTCGACGAGATGATGGCTCCCCGGATCTGGGCCGGCACCCACCGACTCGCCCAACGCCACCTGGACTCCGGGCAGCGGGTGTGGCTGGTCAGTGCCGCCCCGGTGGAGATCGGCCGGGTGATCGCCGCCCGGCTCGGCCTCACCGGTGCGATCGGCACGGTGGCCGAGGTGGTGGACGGGGCGTACACCGGGCGGTTGGTGGGTGACCTCATGCACGGGCCGGCGAAGGCCGAGGCGGTCACCCAGCTCGCCGCGGTGGAGGGGCTCGACCTGACCCGCTGCGCCGCCTACAGCGACTCCGCCAACGACCTGCCGCTGCTCTCCGCGGTGGGCAGGGCGGTGGCCGTCAACCCGGACGGCAGCCTGCTGCGGCAGGCCCGCCGACACGGGTGGGAGGTGCGGGACTTCCGCACCGGCCGTCGGGCGGTGAAGATCGCCGTGCCGTCGACCGCGGCAGCCGGACTGGTCGTCGGCGCGGTCACCGCCGGCCTGGCCCTGCAACGACGCCGCCGCGGCGGCTGA